The Anaerolineae bacterium genome has a segment encoding these proteins:
- the rsmI gene encoding 16S rRNA (cytidine(1402)-2'-O)-methyltransferase: MGTLYVVGTPIGNLEDMTFRAVRILREVRLIAAEDTRTARILLAHFDIHTPVTSYFEHNKLIKLEAILEALVGGDVALISEAGMPGLSDPGYELIKAALEAGHPVVPVPGPVAAVTALVVSGLPTDRFLFLGFLPRRQSERRRLLASVAAEPGTLVAYEAPHRLCQALSDIAEVLGDRPIAVAEELTKRFESVWRGRVSEAVTRFQVESPRGEYTLVIGGAPRDAKVGAWPAERLKSALRVLLAEGLSPAAAVRILSKLTGEPHRSIYRMALEIRSQAVMEA; the protein is encoded by the coding sequence ATGGGTACGCTGTACGTGGTAGGCACACCGATTGGGAACTTAGAGGACATGACCTTCCGAGCGGTGCGCATCCTGCGCGAAGTGCGTCTGATCGCAGCGGAGGACACCCGCACAGCCCGCATATTGCTCGCCCACTTCGATATCCACACGCCTGTCACCAGCTATTTTGAGCACAATAAGCTGATCAAGCTCGAAGCCATTCTGGAGGCGTTGGTAGGCGGGGATGTGGCACTGATCTCTGAAGCCGGCATGCCTGGCCTGTCCGATCCCGGCTATGAGCTGATCAAAGCTGCGCTGGAGGCCGGTCATCCGGTGGTGCCTGTCCCGGGGCCGGTGGCGGCGGTAACGGCATTAGTGGTCTCTGGCCTGCCTACCGACCGCTTCCTGTTTTTAGGCTTCCTGCCGCGTCGCCAATCGGAACGGCGCCGACTTTTAGCCTCTGTAGCTGCGGAGCCGGGGACGCTGGTAGCCTATGAAGCACCCCATCGTCTGTGTCAAGCCTTGTCCGATATCGCCGAGGTGTTGGGAGATCGGCCGATTGCGGTGGCCGAGGAGCTCACCAAGCGATTCGAATCGGTGTGGCGGGGACGGGTGAGCGAAGCGGTGACCCGTTTTCAGGTGGAATCGCCCCGCGGCGAGTACACGTTGGTGATCGGTGGTGCGCCGCGAGATGCGAAGGTGGGAGCCTGGCCGGCCGAGCGCCTGAAATCTGCATTGCGCGTGCTGCTCGCCGAGGGCCTGTCACCGGCGGCGGCGGTGCGAATCCTGAGCAAGCTAACAGGAGAGCCGCATCGGTCGATTTACCGCATGGCGTTGGAAATCCGATCGCAGGCCGTGATGGAAGCGTAG
- a CDS encoding cytochrome c maturation protein CcmE translates to MSSTMTIPRMAARPSTAGKRTKFVIGSAIIFAVIAYLVVNAVQTTGAYYLEVHEIRGKEAALTGKQLRVSGEIVQETVRWDAPNLSLSFSIRDQTGTGDLLPVHFHGVMPDNFTRPGSTTILEGKLREDGVFEAKTLLLKCPSRYEEAPQEVTAQAIE, encoded by the coding sequence ATGAGTTCGACTATGACGATCCCTCGAATGGCAGCGCGACCATCCACAGCCGGCAAGCGCACCAAGTTTGTCATCGGCAGCGCGATCATCTTCGCCGTCATCGCCTATCTGGTCGTCAACGCCGTGCAGACCACCGGTGCCTACTATCTAGAAGTGCACGAGATCCGTGGCAAGGAGGCTGCCTTGACGGGCAAGCAATTGCGCGTTAGCGGCGAAATCGTCCAGGAGACGGTTCGTTGGGATGCTCCCAACCTCTCTCTCTCCTTCTCAATTAGGGACCAAACCGGCACCGGCGACCTGCTTCCCGTTCACTTCCACGGCGTGATGCCGGACAACTTCACTCGGCCGGGCTCGACGACTATCCTGGAAGGCAAACTGCGCGAGGATGGCGTCTTCGAGGCAAAGACGCTTCTCCTGAAGTGCCCTTCCCGTTACGAGGAAGCGCCGCAGGAGGTGACCGCGCAAGCGATCGAGTAA